The sequence GAATTCCTCGCCGAGGAGAACGATCGCGTCTTCGCCCGGACGTGGCAGCTCGTCGCGCACGAGGAAGATCTCCGGGAGCCCGGGAGTTTCGTCACGGCCGCGGCCGCCGGGGAGCCCCTGCTCCTCGTCCGTGGCGACGACGGCATCCTGCGCGCGCTCTCGAACGTCTGTCGCCACCGCGCGGGACCCGTCGCCGCCGGCGCCGGACGCTGCCGCGCGTTCCGCTGCGGATATCACGGGTGGAGCTACGCGCTCGACGGGCGGCTCCTCGGGACCCCCGAGTTCGAAGGGGTCGAAGGCTTCCGCCGGGAGGATGTCGCCCTCCCGCGGTTCCGCGCCGAGACCTGGATGGGCCTCGTCTTCGTGGCTCTCGATCCGGACGCCGCTCCGCTCGCCGAGACGCTCGACGACCTCGCCGACCTCGCGCGGCGCCGGCCGCTCCCCGGAATGCGGCGGGCGCATCGCAAGGAGTGGATCGTCGAGTGCAACTGGAAGGTCTACGTCGACAACTATCTCGAGGGCTACCACATCCCGATCGTCCACCCCGGCCTCTTCCGCGAGCTCGACTACGCGCGATACGCGACCGAGACGAAGCGCCTGTACTCGATCCAGCACGCCCCGGTCCGCGCGACCGCCCCCGGAAAGCTCCGGGGCGGCGACGGGGACGAGGCGGAGTACTACTGGATCTTTCCGAACCTGATGCTCAACGTCTATCCCGACAATTTCTCGACCAACGTGATCCTTCCCCTCGGCCCGGAACGGACGGCGACCATCTTCGAGTGGTTCTTCCGGGACTCCGACGACCCGGCGGTTCGCCGCGCGGTCGAGGAGACGGTCGCGTTCTCCGACGAGATCCAGCTCGAAGACATCGCCATCTGCGAGGCGGTCCAGCGGGGACTTCGGTCGCGCACTTACGACCGGGGACGCTACAGCGTCAAGCGGGAGAACGGCGTCCACCATTTCCACCGCCTGTACGCCGCGGCGATGGGCAATCCGCCGGGCTGAGCGGCGCGGGACGCGATCGCTTCCCCGCGGCGCGTCACCGATCCATCGGCGCGCCCGCTCGCCTAGCGGAAGCGCAGGCGAATGGTCAGCCCGAAATCGGCCCGGTCCCCGAACGACGGCACGTTCTCGGTCAGCGTGAGCGCCGCCGAGGTCCGGCGCGAAAGGTCCCGCTCGACGCCGAGCGCGATTTCGAGCCCGGGATGGGAGAGATCGCCGAGATCGTCCCTCCGGAACGGGCTCTCCTCGAGCGTCGCCGAGGCGCCGACCCGGGTGCGCGGCCCGAACGCCCGCGTGGCCCCGACCAGCAGCCGCGAATACCACGCCACGGGAAGACCGGTCGAGGAGCGCCACCGGCCCGGCACGACGACGCCCGCCTCCGTGTCGAACGTCCATCGGGGGCCGTCGCGGCGCGCGTACCCGAGCGCTCCCGCGTCCCAGGAGCCCGATCCGTTGAAGTCCGCGGAGCTGCCGGTCGGCGCCTTGATCGCCGCGTCGAGCCCGTACGACCAGAGCGTTCGGCGCGCGGGACGCCAGGAGAGCATCGCCGTCGTGTCGCCGAAGCCCGGGTCGGGGGAGCGATCGTCGAACGTCATCTCGCCGCCCGGGCGCTGCACCATCACCGCGAACTGGGACGCCGGAAATTCGTTCCGGCCGGACTGGTCCAGGCCGAACGCGCGGTGAAACGCCTCCACGGCGCTGCCGCCGTGAATCGCGTCGTGCGAGATCCACACGATCTCGGCCGAGACCGAGAGCGTGGGCGTCAGTCCGGCACGCGCCGTCCCGGCGACGCGAAGGAGGTCGCTCTCGACGAAGAAGACGCGGTCCCCCGGAAATTGCGCGTGGATCGCGGCCGCCTCTCCGGCGGCGAGCGGCCGTCCCCGGAGCGCCGGGTCGTCGTGGAACGTGAGCGCGTGCCAGGTCGACGAGAACGTGCTCGCGTACGCCGCCTCGAATCGCCCGACGATCTCTCCCGGAGCGGGGGACGACGGATCGGCGGGGCCGAAATCGAGGAAAGGAACGTGCAGGAGGTGAAAGCTTCGCTCGCCGAAGGCGGGCGCGGGATCGAGGGGTTCGCCGGGCGCGAGGCGGGCCGCCAGCGTGGCCGCCGCGAGGAGAACCGCGAGCGGCGCGCCCCGGCGCGCGCGGATCATCGCGTCGGCGCGAGCGCCGACGCCCGTCGGCGACGGGGCTTCGCCGCTCGCCCGGCCGCGGCCCTCATCGAGCGAGCTCCTGGGCCGGGGCGCGGCGAGAGGCACCCGCGGTCGATCCGCACCGTCCCGGGAGGCCCTCTTTCTCCGCGAACTCCGCGGCGTCGCCCCCCGCCCCACCCGACCACTCGTGATACGCGTCCGCGACCACGCTCACCGGCCCGTCGGTGATGATCCGCCCCTCGTCGAGCCACAGCGCGCGCGAGCAGGTCTCCCGGATCTGGTCGAGCGAGTGGGAGACGAGAAGGACCGTCTTCCCCGCCTCGCGGAACCCGGCCATCCGGTCGCGGCATTTCGCCCGGAACCTCTCGTCGCCGACCGCGAGCGCCTCGTCGACGAGCAGGATGTCCGGATCGACGTCGGTCGCGACCGAAAAGGCCAGCCGCGAGACCATCCCGGTCGAATAGGTCCGCATCGGAGCGTCGATGAACTCGCCGATTTCGGCGAACTCGGCGATACTCGGCATGCGCCGGCGCATCTCGGAGCGGGAGAACCCGAGGAGCGACCCCTGGAGCAGGACGTTCTCGCGCCCGGTCAGCTCCGCGTTCATCCCGAGACCGAGCTCGAGGAGCGGCGCGATCCGTCCCCGGACGACGACCCGCCCCTCGGAGGGCCGCACGACCCGGCAGATCGCCTTGAACATCGTGCTCTTACCGGCCCCGTTGCGCCCGATCACGCCGACGTTCTCGCCGTCCGACACGTCGAGGCTCGCGTCCCGCAGCGCGTCGAACTCGTCGAAGGTGATCCGTCGGCTGAGGCGGCGGACGACGTGCTCCTTCAGCGAGCGCGAGCCGCCCCGGGGGATCCGGTAGCGGATCGTGACGTTCTCGAAGTGGATCATCGGGGCGGCCGGCTACGAACGGAACGCATAGTCCTGGATGTTCCGGCAGAAGAAGGACCATCCCGCCGCGAGGGTCCCGAACGCGATCGCGGCCGAGAAGAGGATCACGTTCGTCGTCGGGAGCATTCCGTCGTACACGGGCGTGCGGAAGGTCTGGAGCAGGAAGTAGTGCGGGTTCAGCCAGAGGATGAACCGGAACCTCGGCGGAACGATCGCGGGGGCGTACACGATGGGCGTGATGAAGAACCACGTCTGGACGAGGACCAGGTACATCTCACGGATGTCGGTGAATCGGGACGCGAGCGTGAAGATGAGGAACGCGACGCCCAGCGTGAACGCCGACAGCAGCACGACGGAGATCGGGAACATCCAGCTCGTCGCGTGGAAGTGGAACCGGGTCGCCACGAGGATCGCGAGGAGCGGCACGATCGAGAGCACGAGGTTGACGAGGGCGACTCCCACGGCGGACACGACGAAGACCGAACGCGGCAGGTAGATCCGCTTCGCGAGCTCGTTCGCGTCGTGCGTCTGCGACGCCGCGAACGAGGTGCCCGTCGCGAACATCGCCCAGTACATCGACCCCAGCATGAAGAAGGCCGGATAGTTCTGGATCTGCTGTTTGAGGAGCGACGAGAAGACGAGCGTGAGCGCCACCATGTTCAGGAGAGGCGCGAGCATCGTCCAGGCGATCCCGAGCACCGACCGCTTGTACCGGATCTTGATGTCGCGGACCATGAGCTCCCACACGAGACCGCGATATCGCCAGAGGACCACGAGCTCGTCGAGCTCGGGAAATCCGCGATCGCTCGAATCGTAGAAGGCGTCCAGCCGGGCGAGCCGCGACGAGGGCATCAGCGCGCGGAATATAGCAGATGGCCGAGCGCCTCCCGGCCCCGCGCGGCCCAGTCGTTGGCTCGTCCGAGCGCGCGGAGACGCGCCGTGAACGCCCGGTCGCGCGACGCGGCGAGCGCCTCCTCGAGCCCCGCGCACCACTCCGCGGCGCTCCGGGCGGTCCGCACCTCCGGGAAAGCTTCCGCCTCCGGCATCGGCGACGAGACGACCGGCTTCCCGGCGGCGAAGTATTCGTAGAGTTTGATCGGCGACACGAACGCGGTCACCGGCGAAACGACGAACGGAATGATCGCGACGTTCGCCTCCGACAGGAGACGCGGAATCTCGGCGTGCGCCCGCGCGCCGAGGAAGACGACGTTGGGGAGTCCGGCGGCCGCGGATCGCCCCCACGCGCCGTCGAGCTCCTCGCCGTACAGCCGGAAATCCCACCCGGGCAGAGCGCGGGCGACGGCGGCGAGCACCTCGAAATCGAACCAACGGGCCAGGGCCCCGGCGTAGATCGCCCGGGGGCGCTCCCCCGGGCCGGGCGGGACGCCGCGCGGCCGCGCGAAGGCCGCCGAGTCGACGCCGTTCGGGAGGTACACGGCGTCGGGGCGTTCCGCGGCGAGCTCCTCGCGGAGTCCCCGCGAAACGGCGAAGACGCGCTCCGCGCGCTCGAGCGCGCGGCGCTGGTTCGCGCGCAGACGCCGCCGGGGGTGCGGGAACACGGCGAGATGGTCGACGGCGTCGTAAACGAGACGGCCGTCGGGCCATTCCGCCGCAGCGGGAACGTTGTAGGCGACGGACCAGAGAAACGGACGAGCCATGCCGGCGAGCGGCGCGCGCGGACCCCGGTAGAGGAACAGGTTCTGCTCGACGTCCGCGAAGCCGTCGACCCGGTCCGCGGAGTCCTCCGAGAGGAACAGGACGGGATGCCCGGCGCGCGCGATCGCCCGCGCGAGGTGATGCGGCCGCTGCACGAGCGCGGCGTTCCAGGGGATCGAGGGGAGGAACACGACCGGCGACTCGGCGCGCGCGAGCTCGCCCGGAAGCGTCCCGCCCCGGATTCTCGCGGGCGGCGGGGCTCCCCACTTCTCCCGGTACCGGCGCTCGTTTTCCCGGTAGATCGCGAGATATCGCGTCTCGCCGAGCGCCGAGAAGCTCCCGCGGCCGCGATGGTGCACGAAGGAATCGCGCGCGCAGGCGATCTCCCATCCCCTCTCGCGCACGCGCCGGCACCAGTCGTCGTCTTCGAACATCCCGACGCCGAAGCGCTCGTCCAGCGGGCCGATCTCGTCGAAGAGACGGCGGCGGAACGCGACGCAGAACATCGCCAGCATCGGGATCGCGACCCGCCGGCCGCGGTTGGCGTCCGTGAAGGCTCGCGCCCAGGAGGGCAGGTCGGCGAGGCGCGCGTAGCCCGCGGGAACCCTCGCCTCGTTGGCGATCTCGTTCGTGCTCGATCCCACGAGGCCCAGCCCGGGATCCGACTCGAGATGCGCGACGAGAGCCGAGAGCCAGCCGCGCGTCACGACCGTGTCGTTGTTCAGGAGGCAGACGACCTCCCCCGTCGAGGCCGCCACGCCCTGGTTGACGGCGGCCGCGAACCCGCGATTTTCGGCGTTCGCGACGACGACGATCGGGAGCGGAGACGTCCGCCGCGTCTCGTCGAGCCACTCCCGCGTGCCGTCGGAGGAGGCGTTGTCGACGACGACGAGCTCGACGTTCGGCCAGTCGGTCCGCTCCGCGATCGAGGCCAGACAGGCGCGATTGAAGGAAAGGTTCCCGTACGTGACGATCACGACGGACGCGCGCGGCCAGAGGCGGACGAGCCCCGCCCGGTACGCGGCGGCATCTTCGAGGGGAACCGACGCCGGCGCCGGCTTCCATCCGGGGCGATCCGCCACGTGTTCCGCGCCGACGCCGGCGACGGCGGCGTGCCGCATGGGGAACGCCTCGACCAGGGCGTCGATCGCACCGTCCGGCTCTTCGGCGCGCCAGGGAAACCGGACGAGCCCGCCGTCGGCGGCGAAATCGATCGCCTCCGGATCCGCGAGGAACACCCGCCCGCCGGTCGCGGCGAGCGCCCGGGCCGCCTCCCGCAGGCGCGGGGCCGAGACGCCGAATGCGCCCGGGAGCAGGACGAGATCGGGCCTCCCGGGAATCTCTTCCGCCGGAGCGGGCGGCGCGTCCTCCGCGTCGAACACCGGTTTCCGGATCCGGAAGATCCGTTCGACGGGAAGGATCCGGCGGAGAACGCGGCGAAGCGGGAGCGGCAGCGCGTCGCGCCCCCCGAAATAGAGGCGGCGCAGGAGACCCCCCCTCATGCGCGGGCGGAAAAGGGCGCGATCGGCCGGCCGGCGAGCACGGCGACGATCCGCTCGGCCGCCCGCCCGTCGCCGTAGGGATTCGCGGCGCGCGACATCGCGGCGAGCGCGTCCGGATCGCTCAGGAGGCGCTCGGCTTCCCGGTAGATCGTCTCCTCGTCCGTGCCGACGAGCTTCGCGACGCCGGCCTCGATCCCTTCCGGGCGCTCCGTCGTCTCGCGAAGGACGAGCGTCGGTTTCCCGAACGTCGGAGCCTCCTCCTGGATGCCGCCGCTGTCGGTCAGGATGATCTTCGCCCGGCGCATCCAGGAAACGAGACGAGCGTAGTCGACCGGAGGAAGGAGCTCCACGTTTCCGATGCCGTCGAAGGCTCGCGCCGCCTCGAGCACGTTCGGATTCGGATGCACCGGAAAGACGAAGCGCGTCTCCGGGAACCGCCGGGCCAGCCGCGCGATCGCGCGGAACGAACGCCGCATCGGCGCCCCGAAGCTCTCGCGCCGGTGCGACGTGACGAGCACGAGGTCGCGCGCGTCCTCTTCGTCCGCGGGAGACCGTTCGGCGAGCCACCGCAGCGCGTCGACGACGGTGTTCCCCGTCACGTGAACGCTCTCGGGATCGACCCCCTCGGCCGCGAGCGCGGACGCGCTGCGGGCGGTCGGGGCGAAGTGGAGAGAGGAGACGAGATCGGTGACGCGCCGGTTCATCTCCTCGGGAAAGGGATTCCGGAGGTTCGCCGTCCGAAGACCCGCTTCGACGTGGCCGACCCGAACGCCGCGATGGAAGCAGGCGAGCGACGCCGCCATCACGGTCGTCGTGTCCCCCTGGACGAGGACGACGTCGGGGGCCGCCTTCTCCAGGACGGCATCGAAGGCCGAGAGCACGCCGGCCGCCACGGCGCTCGGCGTCTGGTTGGGACGCATGAGATCGAGGTCGACGTCCGGCGCGATGCCGAAGAGCGCCAGCGCGGAGTCGAGGAGATCGCGGTGCTGCGCGGTCGCGCACACGACCGTCTCGAACCCGGGCTCCGCCCGGAGGCGGAGGACGACGGGCGCCATCTTGATGGCCTCCGGCCGGGTGCCGACGACCACCAGGACTTTCATGATCTCAGGAAACCGCTTCCTCGAGGGCGGAGGCGACCGCGGCGATCTCCGCCGCTTCGAGCTCGGGCCAGATCGGAAGCGCCAGGACTTCGTCCGCCGCGCGCTCCGACTCGGGAAGATCGCCGCGGCGGCCGCCGAGCGGGACGAAGCACTCCTGGAGATGGAGCGGGACCGGATAGTAGACCTCGGAGCCGACGCCCGCCTCGGCGAGACGCGTCCGGACGGCGTCTCGGTCGCGCACCCGAACCACGAACTGGTGGTAGATGTGGTCGCGGTCGGGGCCGACCACGGGAAGCGCGAGCTTCCCCGCGGACTCCGCGCCCGCGAGGAGGCGCCGGTACTCCGACGCGATTTCCCTCCGGTGCCGGTTCCAGCGGTCGAGCCGCTTCAGCTTGACCCGGAGCACCGCCGCCTGCACCTCGTCGAGCCGGAAATTCCCGCCGATCTCCGCGTGGTGGTACTTCGGCTCCATCCCGTGGACGCGGAGCCGCACGATGCGCGCGGCCACCGCCGCGTCCTCGGCGGTGACGAGCCCCGCGTCCCCCGCGGCACCGAGGTTCTTCGTCGGGAAGAAGGAGAACGCGCCCGCGTCGCCCTGCGTCCCGACCGCGCGGCCGCGGTAGCGGGCGCCGATCGCCTGGCACGCGTCCTCGAGGACGCGGATCCCTCGACGCCGGGAAATGTCGAGAATCGGCCCCAGGTCCGCCGCCTGCCCGTAGAGATGGACGGGAACGACGGCGCGCGTGCGGCCGGTGATCTTCCCTTCGAACGATTCGGGAGACAGCGTCAGCGTGTCGGGCTCGACGTCGGCGAAGACCGGCACCGCGCCGAGGCGCGAGACCACCCCGGCCGTGGCGAAGAACGAAAAGGCGGGAACGACGACCTCGTCGCCCGGTCCGACGCCGAGCGCCATCAGCGCCACGAGAAGCGCGTCGGTCCCGGAGGACACCCCGATCGCGTGGGCCGCGCCGAGGTATCCGGCGAGCTCCCGCTCGAGCGCCGCGCCCTGGTCGCCCAGGATGAACCGCTGCGACGCGAAGACGCGCGAGACCTCGGCCATCGCCTCCTCGCGGTATTCCGCGAACTGGCGGGTCAGGTCCAGGAGGGGGACGCGGACTCCGGTCATGAACGCGCGAGTTTACCGCGAACCGTCGCCCGCCCCGACGAGGCGCTCAGCTCCAGGAATACGCCGGCGGAGCGCGCCGCGGGGGCTTCAGCAGCGCGAGCAGCACGATCCCGGCGACGAAGCCGCCGATGTGCGCGAAATAGGCCGTGCCCCCGGTCGTGGGGGTCGAGACCGAAAGGCTCGCGGTTCCGGAGAAGAACTGGACGACGAACCAGAACACGATGAAGAGGAACGCCGGCACCTCGGCCGTGAAGAAGAGGAAGATCGGAATGAGCGTCAGGATCCGCGCGCGCGGATAGAGGAAGAGGTACGCCGCCAGCACGCCCGAGATCGCGCCCGACGCGCCGAGCGACGGAAGGCGCGACCCGGCGTTGAAGAACGCGTGACAGAGCGACGCGGCGAGCCCGCACAGGAGGTAGAAGACGAGATACCGGAAGTGCCCGAGCCGGTCCTCGACGTTGTCCCCGAAGATCCAGAGGAAGAGCATGTTGCCGCCGAAATGCAGCCACCCCGCATGGAGGAACATCGCGACGAAGATCGTCACGAGCGACGCCGTGATCCCGTACTGGCCGCTCCACATCCGCGCGGGGACGAAACCGTAGACGCGCAGGAAGCGGTCGAGCGCCTCGGGAGGGAGCGAGAGCTCGAAGAGGAAGCCCCAGAGATTGCCGCCGATCAGCAGCCAGTTGATCCAGGGCGTGGTGCGGGTGCGAACGGTGTCGCGAAGGGGGATCAGGAGAGCCTACGCGCTCTTCGCGTTGACGCTTTCTTTCAGCTCCTTGCCCGGCTTGAACTTGACCGCGCGGGAGGCCGGGATCGTGATCGACTCCCCGGTCTTCGGGTTCCGGCCGGCGCGTTCGGCGCGGTCGGTCACCGAGAACGCGCCGAGTCC comes from Thermoanaerobaculia bacterium and encodes:
- a CDS encoding SRPBCC family protein — encoded protein: EFLAEENDRVFARTWQLVAHEEDLREPGSFVTAAAAGEPLLLVRGDDGILRALSNVCRHRAGPVAAGAGRCRAFRCGYHGWSYALDGRLLGTPEFEGVEGFRREDVALPRFRAETWMGLVFVALDPDAAPLAETLDDLADLARRRPLPGMRRAHRKEWIVECNWKVYVDNYLEGYHIPIVHPGLFRELDYARYATETKRLYSIQHAPVRATAPGKLRGGDGDEAEYYWIFPNLMLNVYPDNFSTNVILPLGPERTATIFEWFFRDSDDPAVRRAVEETVAFSDEIQLEDIAICEAVQRGLRSRTYDRGRYSVKRENGVHHFHRLYAAAMGNPPG
- a CDS encoding DUF3187 family protein, whose translation is MIRARRGAPLAVLLAAATLAARLAPGEPLDPAPAFGERSFHLLHVPFLDFGPADPSSPAPGEIVGRFEAAYASTFSSTWHALTFHDDPALRGRPLAAGEAAAIHAQFPGDRVFFVESDLLRVAGTARAGLTPTLSVSAEIVWISHDAIHGGSAVEAFHRAFGLDQSGRNEFPASQFAVMVQRPGGEMTFDDRSPDPGFGDTTAMLSWRPARRTLWSYGLDAAIKAPTGSSADFNGSGSWDAGALGYARRDGPRWTFDTEAGVVVPGRWRSSTGLPVAWYSRLLVGATRAFGPRTRVGASATLEESPFRRDDLGDLSHPGLEIALGVERDLSRRTSAALTLTENVPSFGDRADFGLTIRLRFR
- a CDS encoding ABC transporter ATP-binding protein, with translation MIHFENVTIRYRIPRGGSRSLKEHVVRRLSRRITFDEFDALRDASLDVSDGENVGVIGRNGAGKSTMFKAICRVVRPSEGRVVVRGRIAPLLELGLGMNAELTGRENVLLQGSLLGFSRSEMRRRMPSIAEFAEIGEFIDAPMRTYSTGMVSRLAFSVATDVDPDILLVDEALAVGDERFRAKCRDRMAGFREAGKTVLLVSHSLDQIRETCSRALWLDEGRIITDGPVSVVADAYHEWSGGAGGDAAEFAEKEGLPGRCGSTAGASRRAPAQELAR
- a CDS encoding ABC transporter permease — translated: MPSSRLARLDAFYDSSDRGFPELDELVVLWRYRGLVWELMVRDIKIRYKRSVLGIAWTMLAPLLNMVALTLVFSSLLKQQIQNYPAFFMLGSMYWAMFATGTSFAASQTHDANELAKRIYLPRSVFVVSAVGVALVNLVLSIVPLLAILVATRFHFHATSWMFPISVVLLSAFTLGVAFLIFTLASRFTDIREMYLVLVQTWFFITPIVYAPAIVPPRFRFILWLNPHYFLLQTFRTPVYDGMLPTTNVILFSAAIAFGTLAAGWSFFCRNIQDYAFRS
- a CDS encoding glycosyltransferase, which encodes MRGGLLRRLYFGGRDALPLPLRRVLRRILPVERIFRIRKPVFDAEDAPPAPAEEIPGRPDLVLLPGAFGVSAPRLREAARALAATGGRVFLADPEAIDFAADGGLVRFPWRAEEPDGAIDALVEAFPMRHAAVAGVGAEHVADRPGWKPAPASVPLEDAAAYRAGLVRLWPRASVVIVTYGNLSFNRACLASIAERTDWPNVELVVVDNASSDGTREWLDETRRTSPLPIVVVANAENRGFAAAVNQGVAASTGEVVCLLNNDTVVTRGWLSALVAHLESDPGLGLVGSSTNEIANEARVPAGYARLADLPSWARAFTDANRGRRVAIPMLAMFCVAFRRRLFDEIGPLDERFGVGMFEDDDWCRRVRERGWEIACARDSFVHHRGRGSFSALGETRYLAIYRENERRYREKWGAPPPARIRGGTLPGELARAESPVVFLPSIPWNAALVQRPHHLARAIARAGHPVLFLSEDSADRVDGFADVEQNLFLYRGPRAPLAGMARPFLWSVAYNVPAAAEWPDGRLVYDAVDHLAVFPHPRRRLRANQRRALERAERVFAVSRGLREELAAERPDAVYLPNGVDSAAFARPRGVPPGPGERPRAIYAGALARWFDFEVLAAVARALPGWDFRLYGEELDGAWGRSAAAGLPNVVFLGARAHAEIPRLLSEANVAIIPFVVSPVTAFVSPIKLYEYFAAGKPVVSSPMPEAEAFPEVRTARSAAEWCAGLEEALAASRDRAFTARLRALGRANDWAARGREALGHLLYSAR
- the wecB gene encoding UDP-N-acetylglucosamine 2-epimerase (non-hydrolyzing), with amino-acid sequence MKVLVVVGTRPEAIKMAPVVLRLRAEPGFETVVCATAQHRDLLDSALALFGIAPDVDLDLMRPNQTPSAVAAGVLSAFDAVLEKAAPDVVLVQGDTTTVMAASLACFHRGVRVGHVEAGLRTANLRNPFPEEMNRRVTDLVSSLHFAPTARSASALAAEGVDPESVHVTGNTVVDALRWLAERSPADEEDARDLVLVTSHRRESFGAPMRRSFRAIARLARRFPETRFVFPVHPNPNVLEAARAFDGIGNVELLPPVDYARLVSWMRRAKIILTDSGGIQEEAPTFGKPTLVLRETTERPEGIEAGVAKLVGTDEETIYREAERLLSDPDALAAMSRAANPYGDGRAAERIVAVLAGRPIAPFSARA
- a CDS encoding DegT/DnrJ/EryC1/StrS family aminotransferase; the protein is MTGVRVPLLDLTRQFAEYREEAMAEVSRVFASQRFILGDQGAALERELAGYLGAAHAIGVSSGTDALLVALMALGVGPGDEVVVPAFSFFATAGVVSRLGAVPVFADVEPDTLTLSPESFEGKITGRTRAVVPVHLYGQAADLGPILDISRRRGIRVLEDACQAIGARYRGRAVGTQGDAGAFSFFPTKNLGAAGDAGLVTAEDAAVAARIVRLRVHGMEPKYHHAEIGGNFRLDEVQAAVLRVKLKRLDRWNRHRREIASEYRRLLAGAESAGKLALPVVGPDRDHIYHQFVVRVRDRDAVRTRLAEAGVGSEVYYPVPLHLQECFVPLGGRRGDLPESERAADEVLALPIWPELEAAEIAAVASALEEAVS
- a CDS encoding rhomboid family intramembrane serine protease, yielding MWSGQYGITASLVTIFVAMFLHAGWLHFGGNMLFLWIFGDNVEDRLGHFRYLVFYLLCGLAASLCHAFFNAGSRLPSLGASGAISGVLAAYLFLYPRARILTLIPIFLFFTAEVPAFLFIVFWFVVQFFSGTASLSVSTPTTGGTAYFAHIGGFVAGIVLLALLKPPRRAPPAYSWS
- a CDS encoding HU family DNA-binding protein, which encodes MAGKNEIIESIASETNLSRRDATAAYDAFLNAIGSALRKGEKVNVSGLGAFSVTDRAERAGRNPKTGESITIPASRAVKFKPGKELKESVNAKSA